One region of Mucilaginibacter gotjawali genomic DNA includes:
- a CDS encoding LuxE/PaaK family acyltransferase has protein sequence MNRQQVFSISNEQQFNDAALQMFQYQAKACPVYRSFIKGLNIDPKAVNAVNDIPFLPIEFFKSHAVLSSAEPVDVIFTSSGTTGMITSSHYVSDVNWYTDSFRAAFKLFYGDIEQYTILALLPSYLEREGSSLIYMADDLIKQSNNPDSGFFLYDHDQLFQQLKKQQDAHKPTLLIGVTFALLDFIEAYKVDFPELIVMETGGMKGRRKEMIREELHEQLCRGFGVNAIHSEYGMTELLSQAYSKGEGIFNCPPWMRIITRDTNDPMSIVTGGKAGGINVIDLANINSCAFIATQDLGRVYADNSFEVLGRFDNSDIRGCNLLIA, from the coding sequence ATGAACAGGCAGCAGGTATTTTCTATCAGTAATGAGCAACAATTTAATGATGCCGCCTTACAAATGTTTCAATACCAGGCAAAAGCCTGTCCTGTTTACCGGAGTTTTATTAAGGGCTTGAATATTGATCCAAAAGCAGTTAATGCTGTAAACGATATTCCCTTTTTGCCGATTGAGTTTTTTAAATCGCATGCTGTTTTAAGTTCCGCCGAGCCGGTTGACGTTATATTTACCAGCTCTGGCACTACCGGAATGATTACCAGCAGCCATTATGTAAGCGATGTAAACTGGTATACCGACAGCTTCAGGGCCGCTTTTAAGTTGTTTTATGGCGACATTGAGCAATACACCATCCTGGCACTGCTGCCCTCCTACCTGGAGCGCGAAGGATCGTCGTTAATTTACATGGCCGATGACCTCATCAAACAATCAAATAACCCGGATAGCGGTTTCTTTTTGTACGATCATGATCAACTGTTTCAGCAATTAAAAAAGCAGCAGGATGCCCATAAACCAACCCTGCTTATTGGCGTAACCTTTGCCCTGCTTGATTTTATTGAAGCCTATAAAGTTGATTTTCCTGAACTGATCGTGATGGAAACAGGCGGCATGAAAGGCCGCAGAAAAGAAATGATCCGCGAGGAACTGCACGAACAATTGTGCCGGGGCTTTGGTGTTAATGCCATACACTCGGAGTACGGCATGACGGAATTATTATCACAGGCCTATTCAAAAGGAGAAGGCATATTCAATTGCCCGCCATGGATGCGCATTATTACCCGCGATACCAACGACCCGATGAGTATCGTCACAGGTGGCAAGGCTGGCGGCATCAATGTTATCGACCTGGCAAACATCAATTCATGCGCCTTTATCGCCACGCAGGACCTTGGCAGGGTTTATGCTGATAACTCATTTGAAGTATTAGGGCGGTTTGATAATTCCGACATCAGGGGATGTAATTTACTGATCGCCTAA
- a CDS encoding DUF1203 domain-containing protein — protein MNKFKIVPLSQAYAQRIRQTMKDDFGHQVTEKVASGAGPCRVSLKPFVKGVDKRMVFTHSPFAIDNTYNQPGPVFINSENVEEYSDIHRFPPEIKANKKSFPLTLIGYNKNQQMAFTQLVGDADVDELIVAIFDTHPEVEYLHARNAEACCYICQIERFN, from the coding sequence ATGAATAAATTTAAAATTGTACCATTATCCCAAGCTTATGCACAAAGGATAAGGCAGACGATGAAAGATGATTTCGGACACCAGGTAACTGAAAAGGTGGCTTCAGGAGCGGGGCCCTGCAGGGTGTCATTAAAACCATTTGTTAAAGGAGTTGATAAACGTATGGTGTTTACCCACAGCCCTTTCGCTATTGATAATACCTACAACCAGCCCGGCCCGGTTTTTATCAACAGCGAAAATGTAGAGGAATATAGCGATATCCACCGCTTCCCGCCCGAAATTAAGGCCAACAAGAAAAGCTTCCCTTTAACGCTTATTGGTTATAATAAAAACCAGCAAATGGCTTTTACGCAATTGGTTGGCGATGCTGACGTGGATGAGCTGATTGTAGCTATTTTTGACACCCATCCGGAAGTGGAATACCTGCATGCCCGTAACGCCGAGGCCTGTTGTTATATATGCCAAATTGAAAGATTTAATTAA
- a CDS encoding lipid-binding SYLF domain-containing protein: MKTIRFLLMPALLTLLFVTVSATTDQSKEVEKIHSATNVLKDFDQMKESIPHDLIQDCEGIVIVPELLNAGFVVGGKRGRGIAMVKLGNGKWSDPVFITLTGGSFGFQIGVQSVDLVMIFRHKGVLTKVKNGDFTIGGDASAAAGPVGRSTSANTDYAMKAEVYSYSRSRGLFAGITINGSNLGIDKKANANFYGSDISSEDIFGMEKNDSDAVRELKKTLRGMEQD; encoded by the coding sequence ATGAAAACGATTAGATTTTTGCTGATGCCAGCCTTGCTGACACTGTTATTTGTAACAGTATCTGCCACAACAGACCAAAGTAAGGAGGTTGAAAAGATACACAGCGCAACCAATGTTTTAAAAGATTTTGACCAGATGAAAGAAAGCATCCCGCACGACCTGATACAAGATTGCGAAGGGATCGTTATCGTACCCGAACTGTTAAACGCCGGCTTTGTGGTTGGCGGTAAACGTGGCCGTGGTATTGCCATGGTTAAACTTGGCAATGGCAAATGGAGCGACCCTGTTTTCATCACGCTTACAGGTGGCAGTTTCGGCTTCCAGATTGGTGTTCAGTCGGTTGACCTGGTGATGATCTTCCGTCATAAAGGCGTACTCACCAAAGTGAAAAATGGCGACTTTACCATCGGTGGCGATGCTTCGGCGGCAGCCGGCCCGGTCGGTCGCAGTACATCGGCCAATACCGACTATGCTATGAAAGCCGAAGTGTATTCCTACTCGCGCAGCCGCGGCCTGTTTGCCGGTATCACTATCAATGGCTCAAATTTGGGTATCGATAAAAAAGCCAATGCCAATTTTTACGGATCAGACATTAGTTCCGAAGATATTTTTGGAATGGAGAAGAATGATTCAGACGCGGTTAGGGAGTTGAAAAAAACCCTAAGAGGGATGGAACAAGACTAA
- a CDS encoding DUF7003 family protein → MLSEEEIITTLDYSNSSGYYSHFTSLGHPYSYLIDCRLNVFKGDNDRWAIAIERLGYNPRGARIDLEIDYFGNCLVNQEEDNGQLTNTHRFYPIDDDSYFDSIEEPCIKPDATHWLVRGLKVPLSTNKQDYLDKDIELKEYEPGEINIEEAGRLVIISHRVTFRATDEELYTSIPADLKKILVLDEWHHKDFNEIDEPAMTDEQLKLIWELNRKNYEIMGMTLETLTFMTRQQENSKTDYNIQQWEENRPGSYETWPMLAKVIATGDTSHYKPTLAPNTHWTNWPDSGSL, encoded by the coding sequence ATGCTATCTGAAGAAGAAATCATTACAACACTCGACTATTCCAACTCAAGCGGTTACTATTCACATTTTACTTCGCTTGGTCATCCATACTCCTATTTAATAGATTGCCGGCTCAATGTTTTTAAGGGAGATAACGACCGGTGGGCTATTGCTATTGAACGATTGGGTTACAACCCACGCGGCGCAAGGATTGACCTCGAAATAGATTATTTTGGAAATTGCCTGGTAAACCAGGAGGAAGATAACGGGCAACTGACAAACACGCACAGGTTTTACCCTATTGACGATGATAGCTATTTTGATAGCATTGAGGAACCCTGCATTAAACCCGATGCAACACACTGGCTGGTACGAGGCTTAAAAGTACCCTTAAGCACTAATAAGCAGGATTACCTGGATAAAGATATTGAGTTAAAAGAATACGAACCAGGGGAGATTAATATTGAAGAAGCAGGCAGGTTGGTAATAATTAGCCATCGGGTTACTTTTAGGGCGACTGACGAAGAACTCTACACCTCTATTCCGGCAGATCTAAAAAAAATATTGGTGCTGGATGAATGGCACCATAAGGATTTTAACGAGATAGACGAACCGGCTATGACTGATGAGCAACTAAAATTAATTTGGGAACTCAACCGCAAAAACTATGAGATCATGGGGATGACATTGGAAACATTGACTTTTATGACCCGTCAGCAGGAGAATAGTAAAACAGATTACAACATACAACAGTGGGAAGAAAACAGGCCAGGCTCCTACGAAACCTGGCCTATGCTGGCAAAAGTTATTGCTACGGGGGATACCTCTCATTACAAGCCAACGTTAGCACCAAATACACACTGGACTAATTGGCCCGATTCGGGATCGCTGTAA
- a CDS encoding penicillin acylase family protein, giving the protein MKFFWAFSSLIVTIALIWFLSAVRVLGGPPFGAFLNPSTGFWQNAESKNILPAENLKITGLLDEVTVQYDDHRIPHIFAKNDHDLYLAQGFITARDRLWEMDIQTRSASGRLAEIVGPKALDIDRYHRRMGMVYGAENSLKGIMKNPVSKMVVLAYTEGVNSYIHSLAPKDYPLEFKLLNYEPEEWQPINCVFLLKLMSETLAGGSDQFGLTNDLKRFGAKDVNDLFPDYPFHEDPIIPAGTKWNFKPLPIPQPSKGFTAQMTEGIKTKEIVPGIGSNNWAISGSKTATGYPILANDPHLNLTFPSIWYQVQMSSPTVNVCGVSLPGAPGVVIGFNQKISWGVTNVDADVLDWYQIKFKDNTKKEYWYNNQWNKVNKRIETIKVLGEKTVIDTVLYTVHGPVVYDSSTEKTAGHHENIPVGDALRWIAHDESDEFMCFYLLNRGKDYNDYRKALTYFTAPTQNFIFASSDKDIAITPNGKFPLKYKDQGKFVLDGSDPADDWHGWIPYDQNPTVKNPAQGFVRSANESPTDPSYPYYINWRYEQYYRGKRISDKLSAMQHATVDSMRLMQMDNYSILAQDVLPAMLKYIDPTKLHADQLKAYNIIKVWDKHYAANAIGASIFNKWWNKFYDTTWAVNFDDNKVYLKMPSYDRTEQLLLTEPISKWFDNPATPQKETCADIVNLAFTATIDEMLHKYGSPGAKWQWGNVKDTFIDHLASLPGFGTGQFFTGGTGGVINALRNNNGPSWRMVVQMGPTVKGYGVFPGGESGNPGSFFYNDMFTTWRDGKLNELLFLNSAEEKSKRIKTTLTLR; this is encoded by the coding sequence ATGAAGTTTTTCTGGGCTTTTTCTTCGTTAATTGTAACCATAGCTTTAATTTGGTTCCTTTCGGCTGTCAGAGTTCTCGGCGGTCCGCCCTTCGGCGCGTTCCTTAACCCTTCAACCGGTTTCTGGCAAAATGCCGAAAGCAAAAACATCCTGCCTGCCGAAAACTTAAAGATCACCGGTTTGCTGGATGAGGTTACCGTTCAGTACGATGATCACCGTATCCCGCATATCTTCGCCAAAAACGACCACGACCTTTACCTGGCGCAAGGCTTTATCACCGCCCGCGACCGTCTTTGGGAAATGGACATCCAAACCCGCAGTGCATCAGGCCGCCTTGCCGAAATTGTGGGGCCAAAAGCTTTGGACATCGACCGCTACCACCGCCGTATGGGCATGGTTTACGGCGCCGAAAACAGCCTGAAAGGCATCATGAAGAACCCGGTATCAAAAATGGTAGTGCTGGCCTATACCGAAGGGGTGAATAGTTATATCCATTCGCTTGCGCCAAAAGATTACCCGCTGGAGTTTAAACTGCTGAATTACGAACCCGAGGAATGGCAACCCATTAATTGCGTTTTCCTGCTTAAACTGATGTCGGAAACGCTGGCTGGCGGCTCGGACCAGTTTGGATTGACCAACGACCTGAAACGCTTTGGGGCCAAAGATGTGAATGACCTATTCCCGGATTATCCCTTCCACGAGGACCCGATCATCCCGGCAGGCACCAAATGGAACTTTAAACCGCTGCCTATTCCGCAGCCATCCAAAGGCTTTACGGCCCAGATGACCGAAGGTATCAAAACAAAAGAAATTGTGCCGGGCATAGGCAGTAATAACTGGGCCATTAGTGGTAGCAAAACCGCTACCGGCTACCCTATTTTAGCCAATGATCCACACCTCAATTTAACTTTCCCTTCTATTTGGTACCAGGTGCAAATGTCGTCGCCAACGGTTAATGTTTGCGGGGTATCCTTACCGGGTGCGCCGGGGGTGGTGATCGGTTTTAACCAGAAGATCAGCTGGGGCGTTACCAATGTGGATGCCGATGTGCTGGATTGGTACCAGATCAAATTTAAGGACAACACCAAAAAAGAATATTGGTACAACAACCAATGGAACAAGGTTAACAAGCGTATTGAAACGATAAAAGTATTGGGCGAAAAGACAGTAATTGATACCGTGCTGTACACGGTACACGGCCCGGTAGTTTATGATAGTTCGACCGAAAAAACTGCGGGTCATCATGAAAATATCCCTGTAGGCGATGCGTTAAGGTGGATAGCGCACGATGAATCGGACGAGTTTATGTGTTTTTACCTGCTTAACCGGGGTAAGGATTATAACGACTATCGCAAGGCCCTCACCTATTTTACCGCGCCCACACAAAACTTTATTTTTGCAAGCAGCGATAAGGACATCGCCATAACACCAAACGGCAAGTTTCCCTTAAAATATAAGGACCAGGGCAAGTTTGTGCTGGATGGCAGCGACCCTGCCGACGACTGGCACGGCTGGATCCCCTACGACCAGAACCCAACGGTTAAAAATCCGGCACAGGGTTTTGTACGCTCGGCGAATGAGTCGCCTACCGACCCATCCTACCCATACTATATCAACTGGCGCTACGAGCAATATTACCGGGGCAAGCGCATCAGCGATAAGCTAAGCGCCATGCAGCATGCCACAGTTGACAGTATGCGCCTGATGCAGATGGATAATTACAGCATTTTAGCACAGGATGTATTGCCTGCGATGCTGAAATACATCGACCCAACAAAACTGCATGCCGACCAGCTAAAGGCCTATAACATAATTAAGGTATGGGATAAACACTATGCCGCCAATGCCATAGGAGCAAGCATATTTAACAAATGGTGGAACAAATTTTACGATACCACCTGGGCCGTTAATTTTGACGATAACAAGGTTTATTTAAAAATGCCGTCGTACGATCGTACCGAGCAACTACTGCTCACTGAGCCCATCTCCAAATGGTTTGATAATCCGGCTACGCCGCAAAAAGAAACCTGTGCCGATATTGTTAACCTGGCATTTACCGCCACCATCGACGAAATGCTGCACAAATATGGCAGCCCCGGCGCAAAATGGCAATGGGGCAACGTCAAAGACACCTTTATTGACCATTTGGCCAGCTTACCAGGCTTTGGCACCGGGCAGTTTTTTACCGGCGGTACGGGCGGTGTTATTAACGCATTGAGGAATAACAACGGCCCATCATGGCGCATGGTGGTACAAATGGGGCCAACGGTAAAGGGCTATGGTGTATTCCCCGGTGGTGAATCGGGCAATCCCGGCAGCTTTTTTTATAACGATATGTTTACCACCTGGCGGGATGGCAAGCTGAATGAATTGTTATTTTTAAATTCGGCTGAGGAAAAATCTAAACGGATAAAAACGACTTTAACGCTTCGGTAA
- a CDS encoding response regulator translates to MKTLLIFENDTDTVDIITSLYEYSTFNVVKSARKLSIDEIAHINPNIIILDHLLDDGFGGDLCLEIKMNSSTKHIPIILYSASNHVEQLATTNFANAFISKPFDLYYFIDMVNLLAL, encoded by the coding sequence GTGAAGACGTTACTAATTTTTGAGAACGATACAGACACGGTTGACATTATAACATCATTGTATGAATACTCGACCTTTAACGTGGTGAAATCAGCAAGAAAATTAAGTATTGACGAAATAGCCCATATAAACCCTAATATTATTATTTTGGATCATTTACTGGATGACGGATTCGGCGGCGACTTGTGCCTCGAGATCAAGATGAACAGTTCAACAAAACACATTCCCATAATTCTCTATTCGGCAAGTAATCATGTCGAACAGCTGGCTACGACAAACTTTGCTAATGCCTTTATTTCCAAGCCATTTGATCTTTATTATTTTATTGACATGGTTAATTTGCTGGCCTTGTAA
- a CDS encoding response regulator, whose protein sequence is MKKLLLVKNDEDTIEIIEIMYQNSGYEVIKAPEQVNAGMITEINPDIIVLDHYYNDGYGTELYAEIRANEQIKHIPVLICSGHYDLDSLEKVSSANGFITKPFDTYSFLKLVDNLAL, encoded by the coding sequence TTGAAAAAATTACTCCTTGTAAAAAATGATGAAGACACGATCGAGATCATCGAAATCATGTATCAAAATTCAGGATATGAAGTAATTAAGGCACCGGAGCAGGTGAATGCCGGAATGATCACCGAAATTAATCCTGACATCATTGTACTGGATCATTATTATAATGACGGTTACGGTACAGAACTTTACGCCGAAATAAGGGCCAACGAACAAATAAAGCATATCCCGGTTTTGATATGTTCGGGCCATTATGATCTTGATAGCCTCGAAAAAGTTAGCTCGGCAAACGGTTTTATTACTAAACCTTTTGACACCTATAGTTTTTTGAAGCTGGTTGACAACCTGGCGCTTTGA
- a CDS encoding alkaline phosphatase family protein, giving the protein MNFIKTNTAILAAIFSLFAPQPQNDIPQYDHVVVVIEENHAYHELIGSANAPYINQLAKGGVLFTNSHGIGHPSQPNYLALFSGSTQGVTGDECLEGKTPFKTPNLGEALIDKHLTFKGYAQTMPKAGYLGCTFLSSSVTIGHLYARKHTPWVNWLGTGVNCIPLSCSVPVTDFPKDFTRLPTVAFVVPDMDYDMHNIGLSGDANAIRRGDTWLKEHLDEYAQWAKKHNSLLIVTFDEDDYVSKNENRIPTLFYGAKLIQGEYKGQVNHYNILHTLESMYGLTITDNVVAPPVGGIWGK; this is encoded by the coding sequence ATGAATTTTATAAAAACCAATACAGCCATTTTGGCGGCAATCTTTTCGCTGTTTGCGCCCCAGCCTCAGAATGATATCCCCCAGTACGATCATGTGGTTGTGGTGATTGAAGAGAACCATGCCTATCACGAGTTGATTGGTTCGGCCAACGCCCCGTATATTAATCAGCTGGCTAAAGGCGGCGTGCTATTTACCAATTCGCATGGTATAGGGCATCCCAGCCAGCCTAATTACCTGGCACTGTTTTCGGGCAGTACGCAGGGTGTTACCGGCGATGAATGCCTGGAGGGAAAGACACCTTTTAAAACCCCCAATCTGGGCGAAGCTTTAATAGATAAGCACCTTACTTTTAAAGGATACGCCCAAACCATGCCAAAGGCGGGCTACCTGGGCTGCACTTTTCTGAGCAGCAGTGTTACTATTGGCCATTTGTATGCCCGTAAACATACGCCATGGGTAAATTGGCTGGGAACTGGTGTTAACTGTATCCCCCTGTCATGCAGTGTGCCGGTGACTGATTTTCCGAAAGATTTTACGAGGCTGCCCACGGTTGCTTTTGTGGTGCCCGATATGGATTATGACATGCATAATATTGGCCTGTCGGGCGATGCCAATGCCATACGCCGCGGCGATACCTGGCTAAAGGAACACCTGGATGAGTATGCCCAGTGGGCCAAAAAGCATAACAGTTTACTGATAGTTACTTTTGATGAGGACGACTATGTAAGCAAAAATGAAAACAGGATCCCCACCCTGTTTTATGGAGCGAAGCTTATACAGGGTGAGTACAAGGGCCAGGTGAATCATTACAATATATTGCACACGCTGGAGTCGATGTACGGTTTAACAATTACGGATAATGTAGTTGCACCGCCGGTTGGGGGGATTTGGGGGAAATAA